Below is a window of Cloacibacillus sp. DNA.
TCTTCTGTATCCCATGGTTCTCCTGCATGAGCCCCGCCGTCGTGCCGCAGTTGTTCACCTGGCACCACGAATACTGGAAGTCCACCACCTCCGGCAGCAGAGCGTCCGTCATCGGCTCATAAACATAATCGTAGTTCTTTCGGAACTGGTTGACGCGGTTGCGTTTTTTCATATATTTATTTCCCGCGAGCGTCGCCAAATCCCGTATGTTGTAGAGGTACTCCCATGTGCCGCGGTCGTCCACCACCTCGACGTCCGCATTTCCGGCAAGCTCGGAACACCATATCTCGGCAAGTTTCTCGGGGACAAGGAAAAACTCCATCTCATCTCCGTAGCGCTCGCGCAGTATCCGCGGCCAGTCATCGCGCCGCCAGTTTCCCACCGGCGCGAGATCGGCGAGCCCCACATTGCTCTGGTGCAGCCAATAAAGATCCGTGCTTTCATCATAGGCGAGCTTCGTTCCGAAGTCCGCGCCCAAGCTCCATATCACCGGGAAACAATAGTCCGAGGTGCGCTGTTCGCACATATTCCAGTGTGCGATATATCTTGGCGCCTCTTCCAGCGTTATCTCCTGAAAATTCAAATCCAAGCAAATTACCTCCGAGGTGTTATTTACCTTTCTTGAAATTATTACTCAATACCGTAGATAAGAATATACGTTTTCTACGAAAACTGCCATAGCAAAAAAGCATATATCTGATAAAATTTTGTTAAATACGCGAGAGGCATGCGTGACATTATAACGATTATATTAAGGAAGGCACACATACATGAAAAACGAAGAAAATATTGACGGCGAAAATATAAAGTGTCCCGATATCGTACCCGAAGAGCAGAAGGGCATGACCGAAGAGGAGCTTGAATGGAGCGTAAAAAACCCGCCGCGTCCAAAGGTCCCGAAATATGTCTTTATCGCCCTGGCGCTGATCCTCCTCGTAGCCTTCGGCGGGGGAAGCTGGTGGTACTACAGGAAAAACGTGCTCCCTGAGAAATACTACCTGCGCGCCACGACGCTCATGAAAGACAAGCAGTATGCCAGGGCCGAGGAGCTCTACCGCCGGATAATGAAGATCCGCCCCGAGAGGCGCGACGTCCTCTACAACATCGCCTACTGCAAAGAGGAGACCGGCGAGACGGCGGAGGCGATAAAATATTATGAGGAGCACCTAAAAACCGCCAAAAACGACACCAAGGCGATGACGCGCCTCGGCTGGCTCTATATGAAGGGCGGCGAATATGAGCAGGCGCTTAAGTGGCTCAAGGAGGCGGCCTCCCGCGATAAAAAGAATGACGAGCTCTGGCGGCTCACCGCTGAGGCGGCGGTAAAGGCC
It encodes the following:
- a CDS encoding phosphatidylglycerol lysyltransferase domain-containing protein, with amino-acid sequence MDLNFQEITLEEAPRYIAHWNMCEQRTSDYCFPVIWSLGADFGTKLAYDESTDLYWLHQSNVGLADLAPVGNWRRDDWPRILRERYGDEMEFFLVPEKLAEIWCSELAGNADVEVVDDRGTWEYLYNIRDLATLAGNKYMKKRNRVNQFRKNYDYVYEPMTDALLPEVVDFQYSWCQVNNCGTTAGLMQENHGIQKILQNWHRIPNLCGGVVKIKDQIVAYTIGELVGDMLVVHYEKASLEYGAAYQVINKEFLSHIVELHPELEIVNREEDMNDPGLRAAKMSYLPVGFLKECRVKIKFI